In Methanococcoides sp. AM1, one genomic interval encodes:
- a CDS encoding serine O-acetyltransferase: MIKTKQHYHSYLKADKVALGRNSKKPFFADNIWKFERLLRKVEYYHNCKSSILWKPYVLFLKWRYHLMSVKLEFTIPKNVFGPGLSIAHIGTIVVNNNARIGSNCRLHTCVNIGTKAGHSGLAPKIGNNVYIGPGAKIFGDIEIADGIAIGANSVVNKSFLEPNISIAGVPAKKISDKGSEELLIKSTEIL, translated from the coding sequence ATGATCAAGACAAAACAGCATTATCATTCTTATTTAAAAGCAGATAAGGTGGCTTTAGGGAGGAACAGTAAAAAACCCTTTTTTGCTGATAATATCTGGAAATTTGAAAGATTGTTAAGGAAAGTAGAATACTATCACAACTGTAAAAGCTCAATACTTTGGAAACCGTACGTTCTATTTTTAAAATGGAGATATCATTTAATGAGCGTTAAATTGGAATTCACGATACCTAAAAATGTTTTTGGTCCTGGTTTAAGTATTGCTCATATTGGGACCATAGTTGTTAATAACAATGCCAGGATTGGATCGAATTGCCGACTCCACACATGTGTAAACATTGGGACCAAGGCAGGACATTCCGGTTTAGCACCTAAAATTGGAAACAATGTTTATATTGGTCCGGGTGCCAAGATATTTGGTGATATAGAAATTGCTGATGGAATTGCAATTGGGGCAAATTCTGTTGTTAATAAATCATTTTTGGAACCCAACATTTCAATTGCAGGAGTTCCAGCTAAAAAAATAAGTGACAAAGGTTCCGAGGAATTGTTGATAAAATCAACCGAAATTTTATAA
- a CDS encoding sugar-binding protein, translated as MREIKILLILSFISLIAIPTALGSTAPIVYVSANGNGDYNCDGVRDEVEINAALQYVNDNAEYTTVYLMNDGGENDFVISDQIEIPDNTILDGDAGVRVKLKAGLTEYDFEQMVTGATPTSQVYNSANHIIIRNIIFDADRWNQDNMPISKKDERETISIRGKDITIYNCRFEDGVGDFIKIGNYGEKYPDIEIYDNYFGRSGHCGVYVLYTGYTGDNRIWIHDNEFGYVAANTGVRLDECSGALVENNVFTSYNQGDSAIYLLYRNAGSNTGSHDNEIRYNTIYDVREYGVTLAAEVSGGAVDKSETTGNYIHHNSIRNSIGDGNAGGINVYGYDDVLIEYNTIANGDGDGISTHEYYGSTSTSGFTITANNNIINGMKSYNGRGYGINNAESSRHTIISDYNNIYDNALGNYRNVAEGAHDIHDASQSTIPDQPTTPEEPTTPDPVKPTASAGPDRTVSVDEAVTLDGSASTDDVGITSYKWDFDNSNGIQQDATGVVVQHSYSSAGTYTATLTVTDGDSEVDTDTVLVTVQDTPSDNGNVNLDIVSGTATIDGDLTDWQYAAGTTISGVSDNTATVKAMYDDTYLYISYDVTDSNLQADGLTETDGLHLDDSVEIYLDTLHNAGAAMQADDYHFIINLNGAVVDDVGTGSGKDYSYSSNILNSVNLQGTKNDASADIGYIVEVAIPWSDIGGQPSIDVSGLFFAVNDQDNAGTVYLLNWCDLTSSYSVPDLWGDATIAATSNTAPVLTPVDNRAVDEGSTLSFTVSASDAEDDTLTYSATGLPSGASFDATSGVFSWTPSVGQAGTYGVMFEVTDGELTDSKASIITVNAISDDSLVNNLPVITTFSPINDAVFEEGNVINIGVSAFDADGQELNYLLKIDGVTVSTTSSYVWNTDNSDSGIHTIEAVVNDGTGQVTSQHVLTIINIHPRWDVNKDGVVNILDVTIVAQNLGTNKPHPSWDVNDDGEVNIQDLTIVAHYFGESVN; from the coding sequence ATGAGGGAAATAAAAATATTATTAATACTGTCATTCATTTCATTAATTGCCATTCCAACTGCGTTAGGGAGTACTGCTCCGATCGTATATGTTTCAGCAAATGGAAATGGTGATTATAACTGTGATGGAGTAAGAGACGAAGTGGAGATTAATGCAGCTTTGCAATACGTTAACGATAATGCAGAGTACACCACTGTTTACCTGATGAATGATGGTGGAGAAAATGATTTTGTAATCTCCGATCAAATTGAGATTCCCGACAACACCATTCTTGATGGTGATGCCGGTGTACGTGTAAAATTAAAGGCCGGTCTTACTGAATACGATTTTGAGCAGATGGTTACGGGTGCAACTCCTACAAGTCAGGTATACAACAGTGCTAATCACATCATAATCAGGAACATTATTTTTGATGCTGACAGATGGAATCAGGACAACATGCCTATTAGCAAGAAAGATGAAAGAGAGACTATCTCCATTAGGGGAAAGGACATCACTATCTATAATTGTAGGTTTGAAGATGGTGTTGGCGATTTCATCAAGATCGGTAACTATGGCGAAAAATATCCGGACATTGAAATATACGATAATTATTTCGGCAGGTCCGGACACTGTGGCGTATATGTTCTGTATACCGGATATACCGGCGATAACAGGATCTGGATACATGACAATGAATTTGGTTATGTGGCAGCAAATACCGGTGTCCGTCTGGATGAGTGTTCCGGTGCTCTAGTTGAAAATAATGTGTTCACTTCCTATAATCAGGGAGATTCCGCGATCTATCTCCTGTACAGGAATGCGGGAAGCAACACTGGTTCACATGACAACGAGATCAGATATAACACGATCTATGATGTGAGGGAATACGGTGTCACTCTTGCTGCAGAGGTCAGTGGGGGCGCAGTGGACAAATCTGAAACAACTGGTAACTATATCCATCACAATTCGATCCGCAATTCTATTGGTGATGGTAATGCCGGTGGTATCAATGTGTATGGTTATGATGATGTTCTGATTGAATACAACACCATAGCAAACGGTGACGGTGACGGAATATCAACCCACGAATATTATGGTTCAACCTCTACGTCTGGTTTTACCATTACTGCTAATAACAATATCATCAATGGCATGAAATCATATAATGGTCGTGGGTATGGTATCAATAACGCTGAATCCAGTAGACACACCATAATTTCCGATTATAATAACATCTATGACAATGCATTGGGTAATTATAGAAATGTAGCTGAGGGTGCACATGACATCCATGATGCCAGCCAATCTACAATTCCCGATCAGCCTACAACTCCAGAGGAACCAACAACTCCTGATCCTGTGAAGCCTACTGCTTCCGCCGGTCCTGACCGCACAGTTTCTGTTGATGAGGCTGTAACTCTGGATGGGTCCGCATCAACAGATGATGTGGGTATCACATCCTACAAGTGGGATTTCGATAATTCTAACGGAATCCAGCAGGATGCCACTGGTGTCGTTGTTCAGCATTCCTACAGTTCTGCAGGAACATATACAGCAACATTGACAGTGACAGACGGTGATAGCGAGGTTGACACAGACACTGTTCTTGTAACAGTACAGGATACTCCATCGGACAATGGCAACGTAAATCTGGACATCGTAAGTGGCACAGCTACGATCGACGGTGATCTTACTGACTGGCAATACGCCGCAGGAACTACGATATCCGGTGTTTCCGACAATACTGCAACAGTAAAGGCAATGTATGATGACACGTACCTTTACATTTCATATGATGTGACAGACTCTAACCTTCAGGCAGATGGTCTGACCGAGACGGATGGTCTTCATTTAGATGATAGTGTTGAGATCTATCTTGACACTTTACACAACGCTGGAGCTGCAATGCAGGCAGATGACTACCACTTTATCATAAATCTGAATGGTGCAGTAGTAGATGATGTGGGTACTGGTAGTGGAAAGGATTACAGTTACTCAAGTAATATTCTCAATAGTGTGAATTTGCAGGGTACCAAGAACGATGCCAGTGCGGATATCGGCTACATCGTCGAGGTTGCAATTCCATGGAGTGACATCGGTGGACAACCTTCAATCGATGTCAGTGGTCTATTCTTTGCAGTAAATGACCAGGATAATGCAGGTACTGTATATCTCCTTAATTGGTGCGATCTGACCAGTTCCTATTCTGTTCCTGATCTCTGGGGAGATGCAACCATTGCAGCTACAAGCAACACAGCGCCTGTCCTGACTCCTGTCGATAACAGGGCAGTGGATGAAGGAAGTACTCTAAGCTTTACTGTCAGTGCCTCGGATGCTGAAGATGACACCCTTACCTACTCAGCCACCGGTCTTCCAAGTGGTGCATCATTTGATGCTACGTCAGGTGTATTCAGCTGGACGCCATCAGTTGGCCAGGCCGGCACCTATGGTGTGATGTTTGAAGTTACCGATGGTGAACTGACTGATTCAAAAGCCAGTATCATTACTGTGAATGCAATAAGCGATGATTCTCTGGTCAACAACCTTCCGGTAATAACTACATTTTCACCTATTAATGATGCAGTCTTTGAGGAAGGAAACGTAATCAACATTGGAGTAAGTGCCTTTGATGCAGATGGACAGGAATTGAATTATCTCCTGAAGATCGATGGAGTTACCGTCAGCACAACTTCCAGTTATGTATGGAATACCGATAATTCTGATTCAGGAATTCATACTATCGAAGCAGTTGTAAATGATGGGACTGGTCAGGTAACATCCCAACACGTCCTCACTATAATCAATATCCATCCACGCTGGGATGTGAACAAGGATGGTGTGGTAAACATTCTGGACGTCACGATAGTGGCTCAGAATCTCGGTACTAACAAACCACATCCAAGCTGGGATGTAAATGATGATGGTGAAGTAAACATTCAGGATCTCACCATTGTAGCACATTACTTCGGTGAATCTGTAAATTGA
- the wecB gene encoding non-hydrolyzing UDP-N-acetylglucosamine 2-epimerase — MKILSVIGARPQFIKCAPLSRELRKSHEDILVHTGQHYDHNMSDVFFKELGIPEPDYNLGIGSATQGEQTGKMLTAIEKLLINEGPDMVLVYGDTNSTIAGSLAASKLHIPVAHVEAGLRSFDRTMPEEINRIVTDHVSDLLFCPTETAVTNLGNEGITEGVHNVGDVMMDALQYNIKIAGDKSTILDDLGLSHQDFMIATVHRASNTDSIENLSSIVKAFCSVDTNIVFPVHPRTEKYLRQYGLWDKLSEHVNVISPVGYLDMLKLMSSSRKILTDSGGVQKEAYMLGVPCITMRDNTEWVETVDDGWNILVGADCGMIVDAIDGFKGAGVKGNVFGSGDACDKICTILKESS; from the coding sequence ATGAAGATCTTATCAGTTATCGGTGCTCGGCCACAGTTCATAAAATGTGCTCCACTTTCCCGTGAACTAAGAAAATCTCACGAAGATATACTTGTTCATACAGGACAACATTACGATCATAATATGTCTGATGTTTTCTTCAAAGAACTGGGTATTCCAGAACCTGATTATAATCTTGGGATCGGTTCCGCTACACAGGGTGAACAAACAGGTAAAATGTTGACCGCGATCGAGAAACTTCTAATCAATGAAGGACCTGACATGGTATTGGTATATGGTGATACCAATTCTACGATTGCAGGTTCTCTTGCAGCTTCCAAACTTCATATCCCTGTAGCTCACGTTGAGGCTGGTCTTCGATCATTTGACCGGACTATGCCTGAAGAGATCAATCGCATAGTTACAGATCATGTCTCAGATCTATTGTTCTGTCCCACAGAAACAGCAGTAACAAATCTTGGGAACGAAGGTATTACTGAAGGTGTTCACAACGTTGGTGATGTGATGATGGACGCACTTCAGTATAATATAAAGATAGCAGGGGATAAGTCCACGATACTTGATGATCTGGGTCTTTCTCATCAGGATTTTATGATTGCAACTGTACACCGTGCTTCAAATACAGATAGCATTGAAAATCTCTCCTCTATTGTGAAGGCCTTTTGTAGTGTGGATACAAATATAGTGTTTCCTGTCCATCCCCGGACTGAAAAGTATCTCCGGCAGTATGGACTCTGGGATAAGTTGTCTGAGCATGTAAATGTGATATCTCCGGTTGGCTATCTTGATATGCTAAAGCTCATGTCAAGTTCCAGGAAGATCCTTACTGATTCCGGTGGTGTCCAGAAAGAAGCTTATATGCTTGGGGTTCCCTGTATTACAATGCGTGATAATACTGAGTGGGTAGAAACAGTGGACGATGGGTGGAATATATTGGTTGGAGCAGACTGCGGCATGATCGTGGATGCTATTGATGGATTTAAAGGTGCAGGTGTGAAAGGGAATGTGTTTGGATCCGGTGATGCTTGTGATAAAATATGCACTATATTAAAGGAATCCAGTTAA
- a CDS encoding GNAT family N-acetyltransferase, translated as MVGTMNSGVVVRELDPTEYELWDELVETSPYGTIFHTIDWLTICRDSFNLDLNIYGCFHNEELVGGCSLFAHKFKRIFNVASSTCNMTPYGGILVKRSTRKRLRNQEELQNNVLKNVLKHIKEQGFDRVSITNSTDFIDIRQFSPESWIKEINYAYYFDLSEDIEAKMPKNMKTIIRKAGQNEIKIKKESNPQCFYDLFKETYERQQLAPPAQIEFFEKILDFLHENHKGEMWIAEMPTGEVAAAEIVIWDDKRAHRWSSASNADLKSHNSTSLLLYDIFQDLKSRNFKQINLMAANTPKITKFITAFNPKLVPYYTVTSYSTKFDICRQIINLIR; from the coding sequence ATGGTGGGAACAATGAATTCGGGTGTTGTGGTCAGAGAGCTTGACCCTACTGAATATGAACTATGGGACGAACTGGTTGAAACTTCACCATACGGAACAATATTTCACACAATCGATTGGTTAACAATATGCAGAGATTCATTTAACCTCGATCTGAATATATACGGATGTTTCCATAATGAAGAATTAGTTGGAGGGTGCTCCCTTTTTGCTCACAAATTTAAAAGAATATTTAATGTAGCATCATCCACTTGCAATATGACACCCTATGGAGGGATTTTAGTAAAAAGGTCAACAAGAAAGAGATTACGAAATCAAGAAGAGCTTCAAAACAATGTTCTAAAGAATGTCCTGAAGCATATAAAGGAACAAGGATTTGACCGGGTTTCGATAACAAATTCGACTGATTTTATAGACATCAGGCAGTTTTCCCCTGAAAGTTGGATCAAGGAAATTAATTATGCTTACTATTTTGATTTGAGTGAAGATATTGAAGCAAAAATGCCAAAAAATATGAAGACGATCATTCGCAAAGCTGGCCAAAATGAGATCAAAATTAAAAAAGAAAGTAACCCCCAGTGTTTTTACGATCTTTTTAAAGAAACATATGAAAGGCAACAGCTGGCCCCACCTGCCCAAATAGAATTTTTCGAAAAAATATTGGATTTTTTACATGAAAACCATAAAGGTGAAATGTGGATTGCAGAAATGCCCACGGGGGAAGTTGCAGCTGCAGAAATCGTTATCTGGGATGATAAAAGAGCACATCGATGGTCATCTGCTTCAAATGCCGATCTGAAAAGCCATAATTCAACATCTCTTTTACTGTACGATATATTTCAAGATCTTAAAAGCAGAAATTTTAAACAGATAAACCTAATGGCTGCTAATACTCCAAAAATAACTAAATTCATAACAGCTTTTAATCCAAAATTGGTACCTTACTACACAGTAACAAGTTATTCAACGAAGTTTGATATTTGCCGACAAATAATAAATCTTATTAGATAA
- a CDS encoding polysaccharide deacetylase family protein, translated as MKEEKKLWDLFTKKEEYDPPILDEYERFPYYLSKSRDIFEPKVSKFLIENGFKPEYPDKKKFAVCLTHDIDVIKQRYLIYAFNSFRSVIKGNIRDALKYPTYAINKRNHPYWNFREIMKLEEKYGATSSFYFLALEPGEQNYNYDLKTLRDEIRYIDARGWEVGLHGGHRSYNNYEDLYKKKEKLENVLGKNVIGYRNHYLRFKTPETWELLSKAGFKYDTTFGYNDCAGFRNGMSHPFKPINLKTGKEIDIVEIPLTIMDCTLLRDYMRLDFNGAWDVTKKLIDTVAKYNGVITILWHNTYMQDENLEFYEKILKYCHEKDAWMTSGKDMIKWWEQ; from the coding sequence TTGAAAGAAGAAAAGAAATTATGGGATCTTTTCACAAAAAAAGAGGAATATGATCCTCCTATTTTAGATGAATATGAAAGATTCCCTTACTATTTGAGCAAATCCCGGGATATCTTTGAACCGAAGGTATCAAAATTCCTGATCGAAAATGGTTTCAAACCAGAATATCCGGATAAAAAGAAATTTGCGGTTTGTCTTACGCATGACATTGACGTAATTAAACAGAGATATTTAATATATGCCTTCAATTCTTTCAGATCTGTTATCAAAGGCAACATTAGAGATGCACTAAAATATCCAACCTATGCAATAAACAAAAGAAATCACCCTTACTGGAACTTCCGTGAGATAATGAAACTGGAAGAGAAGTATGGAGCTACATCAAGTTTTTATTTCCTTGCACTTGAACCCGGGGAACAGAATTACAACTATGACCTGAAAACCCTCAGGGATGAAATAAGATATATAGATGCCAGAGGATGGGAAGTAGGCCTCCATGGGGGACACCGATCATACAACAATTACGAAGACCTCTACAAGAAGAAAGAAAAGCTTGAAAATGTTCTTGGAAAAAACGTAATCGGATATCGGAACCATTACTTGAGGTTCAAGACTCCTGAAACCTGGGAGTTGCTAAGTAAAGCCGGTTTTAAATATGACACAACGTTTGGCTACAATGACTGTGCGGGTTTTAGAAATGGAATGAGCCACCCATTCAAACCAATAAACCTGAAAACAGGAAAAGAGATTGACATCGTAGAGATCCCTCTAACGATCATGGACTGCACACTTCTCAGGGATTATATGAGATTAGACTTCAACGGCGCATGGGACGTCACAAAGAAGCTGATTGACACAGTTGCAAAATACAATGGAGTTATCACAATACTCTGGCACAACACATACATGCAGGATGAAAATTTGGAATTCTATGAGAAGATATTGAAATATTGTCATGAGAAAGATGCCTGGATGACAAGTGGAAAAGATATGATCAAATGGTGGGAACAATGA
- a CDS encoding oligosaccharide flippase family protein, whose amino-acid sequence MKLVSGSMIAQFFGILLFPIISRIYSPDDFGVFQLFLSISSIVAIISCLTYHLAIMLPKKNEDSANIVSLCFILLAISSVVSGFIFIPLSDEIAGFLNTPELADYLILLPVVVFLSGLFNVLNYWSSRRVRFGVVAESRIANTLGSRLSQVGIGSYNPSPVGLISGYFTGFFLANLLMLGYFKSDIQYFRKVSIHRMKELAIRYKRFPKFSMWSLFANTLSFQLPPFMLAFYFTSTTVGHYSFANQILALPVSLIGGATSQVFFQKASEVKNKNGNFTKLVGEVHRKLILIGAFPLLVFMIVGEDLFTFFLGAEWYSAGIYAKILAPWLFIRFMYSPISSVFDILEKQNIELLFNILIICSIFVTLFIGGSYNDPIFGLILLSGVGVILWSSANFYLLKISGIALISEVKYFIKYLCVAILVSIPLVLVNYFSASIYAILITSMVLSVIYYGVVIYQDPTLRSKLLNVLKSTKK is encoded by the coding sequence ATGAAATTGGTATCTGGGAGCATGATCGCCCAATTTTTTGGAATATTGCTCTTCCCTATTATTTCCCGAATTTATTCTCCGGATGATTTTGGAGTTTTTCAGTTATTCTTATCAATTTCAAGTATTGTTGCAATTATATCCTGTCTTACATATCACCTTGCAATAATGCTCCCAAAAAAGAACGAGGACTCTGCAAATATTGTTTCGTTATGCTTCATTTTATTAGCAATTTCTTCTGTTGTATCCGGATTTATATTCATCCCGTTATCTGATGAGATCGCAGGTTTCCTTAATACTCCTGAACTTGCAGATTATCTTATTCTATTACCAGTGGTCGTTTTTTTGAGTGGTCTATTTAATGTGCTAAACTATTGGTCATCTCGCAGGGTTCGGTTTGGTGTTGTTGCTGAATCACGTATTGCAAACACACTAGGTTCAAGATTATCCCAGGTAGGGATCGGGTCTTACAATCCTTCACCAGTTGGATTGATAAGTGGTTATTTCACGGGTTTTTTTCTGGCAAATCTTCTAATGCTAGGCTACTTTAAATCTGATATTCAGTATTTCAGGAAGGTTTCAATACACAGGATGAAAGAACTGGCCATCAGGTATAAACGATTCCCAAAATTTTCCATGTGGTCTTTGTTTGCAAACACGCTCTCCTTTCAGCTTCCGCCTTTCATGCTTGCATTCTATTTTACTTCTACAACAGTTGGACATTATTCATTTGCGAATCAAATACTGGCTTTACCTGTAAGTTTGATAGGGGGTGCTACCAGTCAGGTATTCTTCCAAAAGGCGAGTGAAGTTAAAAACAAAAATGGGAACTTTACAAAATTAGTGGGTGAAGTACATAGGAAATTAATTTTAATTGGTGCATTTCCCTTACTTGTATTCATGATTGTTGGGGAAGACCTGTTTACTTTCTTTTTAGGGGCTGAGTGGTATTCTGCAGGAATTTATGCAAAAATACTTGCACCCTGGCTATTTATAAGATTTATGTATTCCCCAATATCGTCTGTTTTTGATATACTTGAAAAGCAAAATATTGAACTACTTTTCAATATACTGATCATTTGTTCAATATTTGTTACACTCTTCATCGGAGGAAGTTACAATGATCCGATCTTTGGACTTATATTATTGTCCGGGGTTGGTGTAATTTTATGGAGTAGTGCTAATTTCTATCTTTTAAAGATATCAGGGATTGCATTGATCAGCGAGGTCAAATATTTTATAAAATATCTGTGTGTCGCAATTTTAGTTTCCATCCCTCTGGTTTTGGTAAATTACTTTTCAGCTTCAATATATGCAATTCTAATCACGTCCATGGTGCTTTCAGTTATCTATTATGGTGTGGTAATTTATCAGGATCCGACTTTAAGGTCTAAATTACTAAATGTCCTAAAATCAACAAAAAAATGA